In Candidatus Poribacteria bacterium, a genomic segment contains:
- a CDS encoding zf-HC2 domain-containing protein, translated as MNHKRIQDELSAYLDNELTPSRREQIETHLRSCSECSEMLSAFEENRQMITVFAHPAPSTLKDAVMAKIHTQFQDELSAYLDDELAPAMRQRIETHLHACDECSEMLSAFRENREQVNRLEQPAPASIHDTVMAKIRQQTADVQAEESTSTGWLSDIGRWFPDIGRWFFRPVTAGATGILTLALILGALYFSPTAPQYEETFDLYFGLYTEQLEDNPLKSNVVKPINSTLIADGDNSITGTVDDADLFLDLYLENVGD; from the coding sequence ATGAATCACAAACGCATTCAAGACGAACTATCAGCCTATTTAGATAACGAATTAACGCCAAGCAGACGCGAACAGATTGAAACACATCTCCGTTCCTGTAGTGAGTGTTCTGAAATGCTGTCGGCGTTTGAAGAGAATCGCCAGATGATCACAGTCTTCGCGCATCCGGCACCCTCGACGCTTAAAGACGCTGTGATGGCAAAAATACACACACAGTTCCAAGATGAATTATCAGCCTATTTAGACGACGAGTTAGCGCCTGCTATGCGTCAGCGGATTGAGACGCATCTCCACGCCTGCGACGAATGTTCCGAAATGCTGTCAGCGTTCCGCGAAAATCGCGAGCAGGTTAATAGACTTGAACAACCCGCGCCAGCGTCCATTCATGATACAGTGATGGCAAAAATACGCCAACAAACAGCAGATGTACAGGCAGAGGAATCCACGTCCACGGGATGGTTATCGGATATTGGACGCTGGTTCCCCGATATTGGACGCTGGTTTTTCCGTCCTGTTACAGCAGGGGCTACCGGTATCCTGACGCTCGCGCTGATTTTGGGGGCACTCTATTTTTCCCCGACTGCACCCCAGTATGAAGAAACATTCGATCTCTACTTCGGACTTTATACTGAACAACTCGAAGACAACCCTTTGAAGTCGAATGTCGTCAAACCGATCAATTCAACGTTAATAGCGGATGGCGATAACTCAATTACGGGAACTGTTGACGATGCTGACCTGTTTCTTGATCTCTATCTCGAAAATGTAGGGGATTAA
- a CDS encoding sigma-70 family RNA polymerase sigma factor — protein MSLATPAATMETNSEMGKTEELDLTQEREIVLRCQNGDADAMGTLIIQYQHWVYNIAYGMLGHHQDAEDVAQDAFVSAWENIGKFQFRSRFSTWLYRIVKNKCLNHIDQYQRRKTDPTEIDDSQPWVPLDTVTPEEEALRTEEKEIVHAALAKLKPSYREILVLRELRDMAYEEIAEILGCTLGRVKSRLHEARKALKKELERVEW, from the coding sequence ATGTCCCTCGCAACTCCTGCAGCTACTATGGAAACCAATTCAGAGATGGGCAAAACTGAAGAATTGGATCTCACACAAGAACGTGAGATTGTTTTGCGTTGTCAAAATGGCGATGCTGATGCGATGGGTACCCTCATCATTCAATATCAACATTGGGTCTATAATATCGCTTACGGCATGCTCGGTCATCACCAAGACGCCGAAGATGTAGCACAAGATGCGTTTGTCTCTGCATGGGAAAATATTGGGAAATTTCAATTCCGTTCCCGATTCTCTACATGGCTTTACCGCATCGTTAAAAACAAATGTCTTAACCATATTGACCAGTACCAACGTCGAAAAACTGACCCTACAGAGATCGACGATTCACAACCCTGGGTGCCTTTGGACACGGTAACACCTGAAGAAGAAGCACTCCGCACCGAGGAAAAAGAGATTGTCCACGCCGCTCTCGCAAAACTCAAACCCAGTTATAGAGAAATTCTGGTGCTAAGAGAACTGCGAGATATGGCTTATGAAGAAATAGCAGAAATCTTAGGATGCACACTTGGTCGGGTCAAATCCCGTTTACATGAAGCACGGAAAGCGTTAAAAAAAGAACTGGAGCGAGTCGAGTGGTAA
- a CDS encoding DUF4956 domain-containing protein, whose amino-acid sequence MNTLFDFLTIPPLVTLGTDALRLLLSFALSIFIVNIYQWTHAKVPQKSFTDTLIILCMLISVVMVIIGDSIARAFSLVGALSIIRFRTAIQDPRDIGFVFYALAVGMAVGAGNPSVAILATFLIGIIILCMYHWHQRFGNDNEFSLEFCLPPDRNFETVYRPVFDKHLIYERLVEKRIKKSQVVELTFRVKLVNPQEWLTFFKELSQIENLTEVKMDKE is encoded by the coding sequence ATGAACACATTATTTGATTTTTTAACGATACCGCCGCTTGTAACACTTGGTACTGATGCGCTTAGGTTGTTACTTTCGTTCGCACTGAGCATTTTTATCGTCAACATCTATCAATGGACACACGCTAAAGTCCCACAAAAATCGTTTACCGACACACTCATCATCCTATGTATGTTGATTTCTGTCGTGATGGTGATCATCGGGGACAGCATCGCACGGGCGTTTAGTTTAGTCGGTGCACTGTCCATTATTCGGTTCCGTACTGCTATCCAAGACCCCCGGGATATCGGTTTTGTTTTTTATGCCTTAGCGGTTGGTATGGCGGTCGGTGCTGGTAATCCATCTGTCGCGATTCTGGCAACATTCCTCATCGGTATCATTATCCTCTGCATGTACCATTGGCATCAACGCTTTGGGAACGATAACGAATTTAGTTTAGAATTCTGTCTGCCACCCGATCGGAACTTTGAAACTGTCTACCGTCCTGTTTTCGACAAACACTTGATTTACGAACGTTTAGTTGAAAAACGGATCAAAAAATCGCAGGTGGTTGAACTGACCTTCAGGGTCAAATTAGTGAACCCGCAAGAGTGGCTCACCTTTTTTAAGGAACTCTCGCAGATTGAAAATCTCACAGAAGTGAAAATGGATAAAGAATAA
- a CDS encoding CotH kinase family protein produces MKHFKIIILLMLIAIGWTMHTSAQDNQQSSKLTDEQKRFDLNGDGKLSNEEDDLRLRVTGLEAFTGDKFSREEIEKMQTNAPFGRNPGGMPPFGGGRRGPRPPEKIVDKFDTDKDGKLTGAERQAALETRGGGTITPLDEENLHNSVQSDVQTSLTSVPEGSPPLYDAETLRTLYLRFHHKDWSEQMNAFYRTDVEVPADLIVDGKVYSDVGVHFRGTSSYFTVQSEKKSFNIAVDYGEDGQRLYGYKTLNLLNGHVDGSFLREVLYNRIARDYIPAMKTNLVKLVINGENWGVYINLQQYNKDFLAEWFGTKDGIRWKVGPGRGGALVYAGDDPAAYQETYQLKTSNVENPWEDLIALCKMLDETTSDAELMEKLPSMLNIDQVSWQIAVSNVFMDDDGYIHKGGDYAIYQDVNSRFYLIPHDNNESLRFGRSGRGGPGGGGPGGWSWGDLENGMVSPVAHEDNAARPLINRLLSNPEWRARYLAHVRTVVDEWLDWEVLEPIIKEYQTLIDTEVQQDDKKLYGYQEFVTGAPADLKRFVNERREYLRNHPEINRPVPKIISIEIGSGSPPVANQPVSVKATLDKSVAADAVFLYYNDDRYAVFNQVMMTREKDSFVGQIPAFPANTTVYYYVEANAVKTHGTTAFSPARAEQGAAQYQVGVPVVKDSPVVINELMAFNTKSIADPQGQYEDWLELHNLSDNTVNLAGMYLTDKIDNIKKWTFPEDTLIPAHGYLLVWLDEDGKAEAGLHANFKLSRNGETVMLVDTDTRGNQVLDIVTFEKQEKDVALGRSPNGSGKLKPVQTTPGKENVLK; encoded by the coding sequence ATGAAACATTTTAAAATAATAATACTTCTTATGCTAATCGCTATCGGTTGGACGATGCACACCAGTGCTCAAGACAATCAACAATCGTCAAAACTTACAGATGAACAGAAACGGTTTGACCTCAATGGAGACGGTAAACTGAGCAATGAAGAAGATGACCTCAGACTCCGAGTCACAGGTTTAGAAGCGTTTACAGGGGACAAATTCAGCCGCGAAGAGATTGAGAAGATGCAAACCAACGCCCCCTTTGGTAGAAACCCCGGTGGAATGCCGCCATTTGGTGGTGGACGCCGTGGACCGCGACCCCCTGAAAAAATAGTCGATAAGTTTGATACAGATAAAGACGGAAAATTAACCGGTGCTGAACGACAAGCCGCCCTGGAGACTCGCGGCGGTGGCACTATTACACCACTGGACGAGGAGAATTTGCACAACAGTGTTCAGAGCGATGTTCAGACAAGCCTCACTTCTGTGCCAGAAGGTTCACCGCCACTCTACGACGCTGAAACACTCCGTACCCTCTATCTCCGATTCCACCATAAAGATTGGTCCGAACAGATGAATGCATTTTACCGCACGGATGTTGAGGTGCCTGCCGATCTTATTGTTGATGGGAAGGTCTACTCCGATGTCGGTGTCCACTTTCGCGGTACCTCTTCCTACTTTACGGTGCAGTCAGAAAAAAAATCGTTCAACATCGCTGTCGATTACGGCGAAGATGGGCAACGCCTCTACGGATACAAAACCCTTAACCTCCTGAACGGACATGTCGATGGCTCTTTTCTCCGTGAAGTGCTCTACAATCGCATCGCGCGCGACTACATCCCTGCGATGAAAACGAACCTTGTGAAACTCGTTATCAACGGTGAAAATTGGGGGGTCTATATCAATCTTCAACAATACAATAAAGATTTCCTTGCCGAGTGGTTCGGCACAAAAGACGGTATCCGCTGGAAAGTAGGGCCCGGGAGAGGGGGTGCCTTGGTCTATGCAGGCGACGATCCGGCAGCGTATCAGGAAACGTATCAACTCAAAACCAGCAACGTTGAAAACCCTTGGGAAGATCTCATCGCTCTCTGCAAAATGCTTGATGAAACAACCTCTGACGCAGAACTTATGGAAAAACTTCCATCCATGCTCAACATTGATCAGGTGTCGTGGCAGATCGCTGTTTCAAACGTCTTTATGGATGATGATGGCTACATTCATAAAGGCGGCGATTACGCTATCTACCAAGATGTCAACAGCAGGTTTTACCTCATACCGCATGATAACAATGAAAGCCTAAGATTCGGTCGATCGGGGCGTGGAGGTCCTGGTGGCGGAGGTCCCGGTGGTTGGTCATGGGGGGATTTGGAAAACGGAATGGTATCCCCTGTCGCGCATGAAGATAATGCTGCGCGTCCACTTATCAACCGATTGCTCTCAAACCCAGAGTGGCGCGCCCGTTATCTCGCACATGTCCGGACCGTTGTAGATGAATGGCTTGATTGGGAAGTGTTGGAACCAATTATCAAAGAATACCAGACCCTCATTGATACAGAAGTACAACAAGACGATAAGAAGTTGTACGGATACCAAGAATTTGTGACCGGCGCCCCTGCTGACCTCAAGCGTTTTGTCAACGAACGCCGTGAATATCTACGCAATCATCCAGAGATCAACAGACCGGTTCCCAAAATTATCTCCATCGAAATCGGATCCGGATCTCCACCTGTAGCCAATCAGCCTGTCTCGGTTAAAGCGACACTCGATAAATCAGTTGCAGCTGATGCGGTTTTCTTGTATTATAATGATGATCGGTATGCTGTTTTTAATCAGGTGATGATGACAAGGGAAAAGGATAGTTTTGTTGGACAGATTCCGGCTTTCCCAGCAAACACAACAGTCTACTATTATGTTGAAGCAAATGCAGTGAAGACCCACGGCACGACTGCGTTTTCACCAGCACGTGCCGAACAGGGAGCCGCACAATATCAGGTCGGTGTTCCTGTTGTAAAAGACAGCCCTGTCGTCATTAACGAATTGATGGCATTCAATACCAAGAGCATCGCTGACCCACAAGGACAATACGAAGACTGGCTTGAACTCCACAATCTCAGCGACAACACAGTGAACCTCGCTGGAATGTATTTGACAGATAAAATTGACAACATCAAAAAATGGACATTCCCAGAGGACACCTTGATCCCCGCACACGGCTATCTTCTTGTGTGGTTGGATGAAGATGGTAAAGCAGAAGCAGGGCTCCATGCCAACTTTAAGTTGTCTCGCAATGGTGAAACTGTAATGCTCGTTGATACCGATACGCGTGGCAATCAGGTGCTTGATATAGTGACGTTTGAAAAACAGGAGAAGGATGTTGCGCTCGGTAGATCGCCGAATGGTAGTGGCAAACTCAAACCGGTCCAAACTACACCCGGTAAAGAAAACGTGCTTAAATAA
- a CDS encoding SDR family oxidoreductase: MANRLKDKIAIITGAARGIGAKSAELFAGEGAAVAIWDLNAERGEKTAQQIQASGGTALFCQCDVTDAAQIESAVVQVTSELGNPNVLFNNAGIAVVGELEDISEEDWDHQYAVNVKSIYLVSRAIIPLMRAAGGGSIINMASESAYVGFPMHPAYTSSKAAVVHLSRSMAVRYAEDNIRVNSLCPGTINTELYQEFLSKQPDPGAINKEIKEMHPLGIGEPEDIAWAAVYLASDESRYMTGAPMLVEGGILSL, translated from the coding sequence ATGGCTAACCGACTTAAGGACAAAATCGCAATTATCACGGGTGCAGCACGAGGTATCGGTGCGAAAAGTGCAGAACTTTTTGCGGGCGAAGGCGCAGCTGTCGCGATCTGGGATCTCAACGCCGAGCGCGGCGAAAAAACTGCTCAACAGATTCAAGCCTCCGGTGGAACCGCCCTTTTCTGCCAGTGTGACGTAACCGATGCCGCGCAGATTGAAAGTGCTGTCGTACAGGTCACGTCCGAACTTGGCAATCCAAATGTCCTGTTCAACAACGCCGGTATCGCTGTCGTAGGTGAATTAGAAGATATCTCCGAAGAAGACTGGGACCACCAATACGCTGTCAATGTAAAGAGCATCTACCTCGTGTCCCGCGCTATCATTCCCCTGATGCGCGCAGCCGGTGGCGGTTCGATTATCAATATGGCGAGTGAATCCGCCTACGTCGGGTTTCCGATGCACCCCGCCTATACCTCCTCCAAAGCCGCTGTGGTACACCTCTCACGGAGCATGGCGGTTCGGTATGCTGAGGACAACATCCGTGTCAATAGCCTCTGTCCCGGCACCATTAACACCGAACTCTATCAAGAATTCCTATCCAAGCAACCAGACCCGGGAGCAATCAACAAAGAAATCAAAGAGATGCATCCATTGGGTATCGGTGAACCGGAAGACATCGCCTGGGCAGCAGTCTATTTAGCCTCCGATGAATCAAGGTACATGACCGGTGCCCCGATGCTTGTTGAGGGTGGAATTCTCTCACTCTAA
- a CDS encoding dienelactone hydrolase family protein: MQIYHILMLSIVATGILFASHVSADNEKAELEKSPRHGEWVKVTAANGRVINAFVVYPEVKEPATSIIVIHEIFGLTDWIRLVADRLAAEGFVAICPDLLSGMGPDGGGTESFDSGDDVRRAIRELPASQVASDLDAVQKYVRDLPSTNDKVAVSGFCWGGGQTFSYAVHSDTIAAGFVFYGRAVSAEDVPKISVPIYGFYGESDNRINATIDATKAAADAANVTYEPVIYEGVGHAFLKRGMGEEANEAQKSATKAAWERWVSLLQGL, translated from the coding sequence ATGCAAATATACCATATCCTCATGTTAAGCATTGTTGCTACAGGTATATTATTCGCCAGTCATGTAAGTGCTGACAATGAAAAGGCTGAACTCGAAAAGTCCCCTCGCCACGGCGAATGGGTAAAAGTCACAGCCGCCAATGGTCGTGTTATTAATGCGTTTGTTGTTTATCCAGAGGTGAAAGAGCCAGCAACATCTATAATTGTCATCCACGAAATTTTTGGACTCACCGATTGGATCCGCCTCGTAGCGGATAGGCTCGCCGCTGAGGGGTTCGTCGCAATCTGCCCAGACCTACTTTCCGGTATGGGACCCGATGGCGGCGGCACAGAAAGCTTCGACTCCGGTGATGATGTCCGAAGGGCTATTCGAGAGCTCCCCGCCTCTCAAGTCGCATCAGATTTGGACGCTGTCCAGAAATACGTCCGAGACCTCCCTTCAACGAACGATAAAGTCGCTGTTTCCGGGTTCTGCTGGGGTGGTGGCCAAACGTTCAGCTACGCTGTCCATTCCGATACAATCGCTGCGGGTTTCGTATTCTATGGTCGTGCTGTATCCGCAGAGGATGTCCCCAAGATATCAGTGCCAATATATGGCTTTTACGGCGAGAGCGATAACCGTATCAATGCCACAATTGATGCAACGAAAGCAGCGGCAGATGCTGCAAACGTTACCTACGAACCCGTTATCTACGAAGGCGTCGGTCATGCTTTCCTGAAACGCGGTATGGGAGAAGAAGCAAACGAAGCGCAAAAATCTGCCACTAAAGCCGCATGGGAACGGTGGGTATCCCTCTTGCAAGGACTCTAA